ATCTAATAAGGTAAAATACTAATTTATCCCGCAGGGTAtttcttttccaaaaataaccacTAGGCCAACTCGATTTCTTATAATTATATTTTCTAGTACAGTATGAACCTCATAAGAATACCATCATAGTATAGCCTACATAAAGAACACATTTATTACTCATTACAACATCAGGAAATGGTCACCAGCAATGTACCTTCATTCACACTTTCTTTTGGCTTTGCCTCTAAACTCCTGTTAAACATGGGGAGAAACTAGGCTCTCGACATACGTGTCCGCTTCAAGACAGCCCTCGAAATTGGCAATCTCAACATCCTTGAAAACATTATCCTTGAAATTGTATAGTAATATACGTGATCCCAATTCCACTAAAATATCACCATTTGCCGAAATGCACAGCGGAACTGAATACTGAAACACTGATGGTTCACCTACATATGGAATACTCACCAATTTAGTCCAAGACTCTTTCACACCATATTCTTTCATCACCCAAACATCAGCTCGAGTACTCTCATAATTACAAAGTACACACAAACATCTGTCCAAAATCCCCAACGTCAAATTATACGTACCGTCTCCATATTTTGGTTGCGCAACTTCTCCATACCTCTCCCTTTTCACATCAAGTGAAACAATAATCCACGAATCTGGAGAATCAGACCGTATATCACGACTAGCCGCCCAATGCAAAGCCCCATTCGCAAACTTCCCCGAATCATCCAACGGAATACCAAACGGAAACTCCTCAATCCTCCTCCACACGTCACTTTTCGAGCTATAAATCTTCACTTCAGTCTCATAAGTACCCACATTCCGAAACACACAAAAAATCCCAACAACCTTAAAATCATCCTCACTCTCATCATACCCAAACCCATACACAATATAACACCCATACCTCAAATTCATCTCACAACTCCTCAACCTTCTCGATTTTCGCATGGCGGGGTTCCACAAAAACAAAGAATCTTCCTCAATAGCCAAACAAACCAACCCATTACAACACCCCACAATCCAAACAGAATTATGGGGATTTTTCATGGGATAATCAACCTCAACAGCCTCACAAACAACCCCATTTAACAACTCATTCACACAACAATTCTTGATATTAAAATGAGGATTAGTAGAGCTTAAAATAAGTTTAGA
This genomic interval from Apium graveolens cultivar Ventura chromosome 8, ASM990537v1, whole genome shotgun sequence contains the following:
- the LOC141677529 gene encoding F-box/kelch-repeat protein At3g23880-like; its protein translation is MYHKNMTNPESTNQEKHHKTNTKASRPNPSLPEELILEILQWLPVITLLQFRSVSRLWLSLISSLDFIKTHVSKSVKDPNFTHSKLILSSTNPHFNIKNCCVNELLNGVVCEAVEVDYPMKNPHNSVWIVGCCNGLVCLAIEEDSLFLWNPAMRKSRRLRSCEMNLRYGCYIVYGFGYDESEDDFKVVGIFCVFRNVGTYETEVKIYSSKSDVWRRIEEFPFGIPLDDSGKFANGALHWAASRDIRSDSPDSWIIVSLDVKRERYGEVAQPKYGDGTYNLTLGILDRCLCVLCNYESTRADVWVMKEYGVKESWTKLVSIPYVGEPSVFQYSVPLCISANGDILVELGSRILLYNFKDNVFKDVEIANFEGCLEADTYVESLVSPHV